The following nucleotide sequence is from Kogia breviceps isolate mKogBre1 chromosome 20, mKogBre1 haplotype 1, whole genome shotgun sequence.
CCtgaagtgggatttttttttttaattataaggaGTTGGAAGGTAGATGAGAGAATGGCGGATGGAAAGGTTATTGAGGAGACTAAAAGAAGTCAGACGCTTTCATGGCCAAGAAAGAGCTACTGACCCTATATTTGGAAAAGGGATAGAGTATTAAACATGAGGCAGGTGGGCAACATGCAACAAGATATTAATACTCATAACTGAGGAAGTTTTGTATTATTCATTAAAATACCGTTCGAAACATTCTTTGAACTTTTACAAACTGCACCTTCAGAATAACCAATCGCAGTGTCTTTTTATACAGAAATCTTTAAGCATAAGTTGTAGTACTGAATTTGGTTACTCAAGCAACATATTTTCAGATACTGCACACATACATCATTTCTACCagatagttttaaaatgtatgtcatGAGTTAAAAGGACAGACTTAACAAGAATAGGTAGATGACATTTTTTCTGGGATCGTACCATTCTCTGAAAAATGGAAGTACATGACTTCCTTAACTGTCACCAGAATTATCCAAGGATAGTttataaatgtgaaatatttcaataaaaacttcaaatatttttataaaagaacttAAAAGAATCAAGTACTTAAAGTCAGCTGTTCATAAAACATTACAAATATGTAGATAATATCACATGTCTGATTATGTCCATAATTTCTGGctcaaaaaataacaaataaaatagacCCCTTCTGCATTTGACTCAGAGTATTTACCGATCCTCTTAAGCCAGTTCCAGAACTCCTTAGATGAGCAATTCCTGCCTTAGAATCTCACCTTATTTGGAAGGCcaaaaaaatatacaatacaTTTCATATCAATCGCTTTCCTTATTTACCAGCCTTAGCAGCAAGGGACTttggaatatttgaaaaattcagCTCCAAcctcaaagaataaaaatttgccAGCAGTGAGAATATTTAACAGAATATACTAAACGCTTCAAAGCAATTAATTCCAAAAGTGTGGTTCTAAAAAGTATTTTGGCAATAGTAGTACTAGCATAGTATACTAACAGTCTTCCAAGGTGATGCCTTCTAAGGAGACAAACTTTCGTTGTTTGTTAAAAAGGAATCACCTTATTTCATAAGCATATTTTGTAAGAGTAGCTCCTACAGATTAGTAGAGAACACTATTTGGAGTAAGACTGAATTGTAAGAACTCTATAAACTTAATTTTGCAAAAAGAAAGTCACCATTAAATCAAATACCATGCCATTCTTTCCTGTTTAATACCACAAATTCTCACCTTTCTAAAGTTCTCAACAAGCAGAACAATTGAGACAAAGAACCAAGAAACACCTGAAGTTCAATCAGTAATAGGCCTCATTTTAGCCAAACTCATtttgcagtgatttttttcttttaacactatATCTAATTTAAAACTATTCTACACTATAACttgtttgggaaaaaaatccttaGTATAACAGATAAAATGGCTCCTAGAAGTTCCTTCCACAGGAATTAATCAATTTTAATAgctctgaatatatatatttcaaatgtatGAAAAGTCTATTAAGATGCTGACATCTTTACATTAAAATACGTGCTGACACTCAAGTAAATATACTTGCATAATTCATATAATATAAAGAGGCAGTTCTAATTTTTGCAAACCACGAGAGGTCACAGATTTTTGCAATATAAAGGGCTGCAGCAAACCAGTTTACAATAAAAACAGTTGAATTAATTTGAATTGCAAAATATTTCTAATCTGACCACGCTGAAAATGAACAACTCATACAACGCCaacaaaacaatcaagatgactcTAAGGCAATTCCTGAGTGTGGGAACAAGAATAACAAAGTGAGAAATGAACAGAGACTGATAGTTGCCAGCTGGGTGGTTAGAACAGGGTAAATCTTCTATTAGAGACTTCAGAGGATTGAGTATGTCACTCCCAGAGAAGAACTCACTGGTGAAAACtgtcttcccttttctttaatgttgaaacagtttttttttttcaaaaatggtcCACTATTTGTGAAACTTGGAGATTACGCTTCACGAATCTTTTTACCCAAGTACAGAATTTTAACAATTCTGCCAACGCGGCAAACAGGTGGGCAAATGGAAAGATTAGTGAGGAAGCCGGGCAAAGCAAGGCTTATTGGAGACAGACTATGAGACCGATTACAGGCAGCAGCGCCGTGTCAGGAGGGATGAGCAAATCGGAATTAGAGGAGCTGAGCAGTGGTGGGGCGGGACGGAGGGAAGGAGGGCCCGGAAGAAAATCCTGAACGTGGGTCAGGGACAGGAGAGCAAGCGTGAGAGGCAGGACGAAGGGAGGTAGGTCAAAAGGCGGCAGCTGGCGGGAGTCGACCTGAGGAGCTGCGAGTGTAGTTAGGACCAGCCCGCCCTCCCGCCCTACTTTTTCTTCCTGTCGGAGAGGCAGCGACCAGTCACCTGGAGTGTGAGTTCCGGAGGGACTCGATCAGCCGCTGCTTCTGCTGTTGGAGGCTGGTGAGACCACCGGGGGACCCGGCCGCGGAGGAGGAGGCGCTCTTGGTCAGGGGAAAGAGCCAGCTCATCCTCCACGGGTCCCCGGGCCCGAGGCCCTAGAAGGCTCTGGCCTGCTTCTCCCAGGTGCTCAGCCCGGCGGTTCTCCAGCGACAGAGGAGGAGCGGGCAGGGACGCACCAGCCCAAGTGCTGGGGAGCCGCGTCTTCTCTAAGCAATCCCAGCCTGGGGTCCTCGGGGTCAGGGGGGCATGCTCTGACTGCGGACAGCTGGAGACAGGGAACTCGCCGCCCAGGACCAGCAGTCCTCCCTTCACGGCCCAGACGCCCCAACCAGCCAGTCAGGACGCCTGACCGCCCAGCTCTCCACCACCCCAGCTTCCGTCACCTGCGTGCCCCGCCCTCTCTGCGTGCCGCGTCATCATCTGGCGCCCCCGCCCGGACGTGCGAGAAGCAACGGCGCAGCGCGGTGCGGCGTAGCTCCggctcccctttcccctttgccgGGCGAGAGGTGTCTATGGGgcacccgccgccgccgccgctgccgccaccgccgccgccgctgggTGCTGTCTCTatggcgaggaggaggaggaggagcgcgAGCTCAGCGACACAAGTAGATCTTGCCACAGACttgcggggggaggggcgggttGGAGAAGTAGAAAGGGGGCGGGAATGACGAACCTAAGCGGGTGCGCGATGGCGCCAGCTGGAGCGCGGCTGGCGAAGGAAAGGGCTGAGCggtgggtggaggggggagggtaacTGGGGCTGGGGGTATGTCAGGGGGGTGGCGCGAAGTGATGACGCGAAGGCTTTGTACCTGGGGCTTCGATGCCGTGGGGCGGAAATTGGGAGTGGAGGGCGGTGGCCTAGATCCTTAGCTTCTCGTATTCCTTCACGCAGCGGTGCTTGGGAGTCCATCCGGCTCCGGTCAATGGTTATCAGCACCTTCGCTCTGGCTCTCTGCCAGGGAAGAGAGTTATCTGTGACTTGAGTGTGTCTGTACTACTGTTCTCGCGTTTCGTTGGGAACCCGCTGTTCGGAGATGCTACCTCCAGTAATGAGAGGGCCTCTGATGCCTCTTCGGGGCTTCTGGAACTGTAGTAGAGAGAGGTGGAGGAAAGCAGTGTTCAACTACAGGGTctttccactgtgtgtgtgtgtgtgtgtgtgtgtttagcgaAAAGGGTTATAAAGGAAGGGGCCCTGTATCTTtcccgtgtgtgcgtgtgtgtgtgtgtgtttagcgaAGAGGGTTATAAAGGAATGGGCCCTGGATctttccactgtgtgtgtgtatgtttagcGAAGAGGGTTAtaaagggagggaaggggcccCTGGATCTTTGGTTTCCGTTCTTAGAGCACTCGAGGTTACATTTGTGGCTGCAGAGTTTAGAAGGGGAGGTCATAATTCCCTTTTTTACCCTTtctgttatgattttttttcaaagttgtgtgaaaaatgaaaaagcgCATCTGTAATTTCCCTGCTCAAGAATCAAAATGTTGGTCTGTACTGTTATCATTATATACCATGAAACCTGTGTTTAGGGACCAGAAACGTGACATGTGTGTTTGGTAACCAGGGAAAATGCTCTGGTTTTTAGGAAATTAGAAACAATTTGAAATGCAGACTctctattgctttctttttttctcccatccACAGTTACAGACATGGAAACGGTTTCTGTGGCTGTTACTTATTGCTCAGaaagaactgttttttttaattgatttactTTTGCCCCTCCAATCTGACTTGAATAAATTCCAGTAGATTTTGTAGTTAAATCAGATTTTGAATGTTCAGTTAATGAGGAATAAAAGCAAATACTATCTTTGCCCTAGTAACATGTGATCTGATCTTTTCACATGTATATCAGCatgtcacttttccttttttttctggaaagagatgtctttataaagttttattcaGAGGGTGAGTTGAattcagagctttttttttttttgctggtacgcgggcctctcactgttgcggcctctcccgtcgctgagcgcaggcttagcggccatggctcacaggcctagcagctcggcagcatgtgggatctttccggaccggggcacgaacccgtgtaccctgcatcggcaggcggactctcaaccacggcgcccccagggaagcccgagcaatttttaagttatgaaaaattttttaaaatgattagtATGTACACAAAAATGTTTTTACATAACAGAACCAGGAAacctgtgttttattcctttttgtccTACTgatttagctgtgtgactttagacaaGTCACTTTCTATACTTTGATTTTCTTATAAAGCAAGGACTGTGAATAGATAATGTCTTAGGTTTCTGTCAACTCAATTATTCTGTGATTCCGATTCCTCATATAGCTGGTTCTTATTTTGACAGGTACATAAATAAAGGATAAAGTATTTTACGAAACAAATCTTCAATCAAGTATAACATTTTGATGCTTGGCAGCTAGACTCCTTGTGCCCTCACTATGCCAGCAGCAACTGTAGATCATAGCCAAAGAATTTGTGAAGTTTGGGCTTGCAACCTGGatgaagagatgaagaaaattcGTCAAGTTATCCGAAAATATAATTACGTTGCTATGGTATGCCTATGagcaaaatcctaaaaatgctttTTATGAAAGAGGAAAGGGGATTTTAAACATCTTGAATTCAACCCTTCTGGCTGATTTTTTTTAGTgattaatttaattataaaaagaattttgtCAATGATCTCCAACTAAAGACCACCAAGAAGAAACCTGTAATATGACAAGTTGGGTTTCTTACTCATTGCACTGAGGGAAAATGCATTCTTAGAACCATGGGGCATTTGAGTAAGAGAGTGTTAGAAAGGACTTTTAGGATTTGGGCTTGTGGCAGGTGGTTTTAGGAAAGGAGTAAGGAAGCAGGGCTTTGCTCTGAACTGGATGCTGTTAGTAAGCTCGGGTAATTCCATGATAGGGTATCTTATTGAGTCTCAACTAGAATGAGAGAAGACGGGAGTGAGGCTAAAGCTATAAGGAAGCAACAGTCACTCAGCCAAGATAGAAAGATGTTTGGTCATTTTTGTGGTTTGGACAGATGTCTTTGTGTTTTTGCGTATGTTCAGTCATGATTACAGACTGGCTTTGTGTGATGTTATAGTGTGAAACTGTTTATATTCAGCAGAAGAATGCTAGGACCTAGCTGTGAATGCCAGGTCTGCTCCTAGCAACATTAAGGCCTAATATTAATACCAGATGGAACTCCTGAATGTCTTTCTCAAACAGAAAAATTCACATCTCCCAGTGAAGCATGGTTGAtctgcagttttttgtttgtttttttaattaccaGTGGAGGTCCGTGGACACACTGTACTGTTAAGCATTTCTACTTTTGCATATACTGTTCAATCTGCCTAGCTTGTCTACTCAGTTAATTATTTTGCTTCTTTACTATTGTGTTTTGGCTTCTCTACTGTTTTCTAGATTATTAGCTTCGAGAAGTAAGGGATTAGTGTCTTAATCATCCTTTCTTCCCTGACACCTAGCATAACACATAGCGTCCAATAAAGTGATTGTTGAGTTGGACTGAATttagaaaagttttaatttctttactgCTTCATATGAGTTGGTATTTAGGTTTTGttctcagtttcctaatttgaattttaatattaaactgatatattattttcttagtatatttaatacaaataaattaatactCTCTTTTTGGGAGGGGCAGGTTGATTggttaaaatatgaatatttgagTGTACATAGATAATGTCCTATTAGATGTACTTACAATTagaatgaaattattatttttttctagtaggAATTCATAGTGATCGTTTCTCAGATGATAAGGAGTGACATTAGAGATGTGTTTAACATTATACAGGAATGAGTGGTGGCATGCAGTTTTTAAGGATGTGCTTTCTCTGGACTGTAGAGAGAGTACTGTTTTAGCCCACGAAATTAGGAGGGTTTTGGTGTTTAGATAAACCTTACTTCCGAAAAGCAATCGGAAAGTATGGtgcattttccattctttttaaccAGTTCTTCATTGGTTTTAACATTAGAACACTGTGAGCATGGTTTCACACACCGGTTGAGAAACATGAATTTGtgactttttcctccttccttgggAATAGAGTACTCAGTTGCATTATTATGTGTATCTAATACATAGTAGTTTTTTACTAATGTGATATTTAAAGTAAGAAGAAGTCATTAAGTTTGCAGAGTTTTATTTTATGGTTCTAAAAAGTAATGCTCTTCCTAGTTAAAAGGTACTTTGCAATTGAACGTGAATTGTGTAGAATATAACCTACAACAGGATTCTTTGACTTGTAcccaaaattaattatttattctagGAATTTGTGGATTGTGGTTACGACCATTTAGTAAATAATGAACCTTAAAACTATTTTACAGGACACCGAGTTTCCAGGTGTGGTTGCAAGACCCATTGGAGAATTCAGGAGCAATGCTGACTATCAGTACCAACTATTGCGGTGTAATGTGGACTTGTTAAAGATAATTCAGCTAGGACTGACATTTATGAATGAGCAAGGAGAATACCCTCCAGGAACTTCAACTTGgcagtttaattttaaatttaatttgacgtaagtgggaaataaatttaaccaaacttttctttttactttaattttaggAATTAATTTCCCTCAAGTATGACAAATGAAATTGTAACTGAATTTGGTGTCATTATGGAAATATTTAAAACCTAAAATTTCAAAAGTTTACGTTTCTTTTCATCATGGGACAAAAAAATTAGGCTAAAGAAGACTTAAATGCAAATACTTTGAGTTTTAGAGATGTTATTTGAAAAGTATGACTGCCACTATTTTGAAATTTGGAAAACTGGGTATTGAAAATACTTCTtgatagaaaaaataatcttacAACATTAATTTTGCTTTCAAGCTTTGAGTGCAATTTGAAATATATGTTTTTGTTGTAATAGTTATCCTTCTTGTGAAGAGATTTTTATTCTGGTCATACTCCAGTGTATGAGTAGATTACACGTCACAGGTGGTAAGATAGTTCTTGGAAACTTGGgtgcattttccttttaaatcaaTATTATATAATGTTTATATTCTCAGGTCAGTCCACAAAACCTTTtgtgagttttatatatatatatatatatatatatatatatatatatgggaaaaGTAATAGTATCTTTGAGCCTGGTGTTTCTTTTAGAAACAATTCAGAATCTGAATTCTAACTCAAGCCCTGTGTCAAAACCCAGTTTCTTTACTCAACAATACTTCTGTATCATTGGTACGAGTAGTCTTGATAGCTTAGGGAAGTTTCCAGTGTTTTGGGGTAAGGGCACATTGTTTACAAACTGACTGTAAGATGGAGAaatgtttaatacattttgagtataTTACTATACTGCACTGTCCTTCTATTTGACAGCCTCTGATTGTTTCATATGATCTAACATCCGATTTGAAAAATTGTAAAAGCTGTAGGACAATTACTGATAGTACCACCTAAGAACCTCCATTCTCTGTAATGTGATACTTAGCATATAAGATCTAAAGAAAAGCAGGGCTGATGAATTCAGAGGGTAGTGTTGTCCGTGGTGCAATACTATGGCTTCTAATTGCATTATGTTTAGCCTGTTTTTACTCTGTTGAATTTAATAATATACACTCCAGAACTTGGTAGAGAGTGAAAGGTACTCATCTctgttaaaactgaaaataaccatttataaatattttagttcCAAAAATTCCCTTTTATCCTTTTCCCAGAAGATAaccctttttaaaatcagttcttTACCATTTCATCTGTTCCATGTTACCTTTTTTTTCCAAGCTGACCATTAGAACATTGGTCTTTACTAAGATACTGCTGTGATCGCATTACGTGAGTAGGTGACCATTAAGTGTCTCAGTTTTGGTAaagttgacatttttcttttctagaaacaTCCTTGTTCTAATAATAACTGCTTTATTATTACAATCTCTGAAAGACATTTTTTCCTTATACAGAGAGGGCTACTGTAGTTTTGCTACCATTCATACTAATGTTAATATCTTAAGTGATGTTTAAGGATAcagtgaaaaatattatttaagtaGAAAGGGTCAGTTGGAAGATAAAACCAGTTCTACCTAATGTGGAGAAAGAGCACCATGAATCTTGGCTATTTtgaagaaagatgaaaattgACTTTTTTATTGAGTGCCTAGAATGAATGTGTCAGCAGCTGTGCTAGGCCCCAGGGACATAGTGTTGAGGAAAGTTGGTCATAGTCATTATAACTGAGTGCTCCTATAACTCTTCTGTCTGCTTACTATTGCCAAAGTCCAGTGTTTGGGAATTTGCTCTAAACTGAATTTGGAGTGGATATGTACatgaaaattaaagtataatttgaTATTTGATCATAAAACACCACAAGTACTCATCCAGGTCTCTCTCCTGGAGGTTGTGATCCAGTAGGTCCAGGTGTGGGACTTGGGAATCCATATTGTTGCTGAGTTCTCTGAGTGATTGTTATCATTGGTCAGGTTTGGGAAATACTGATTTGAATAGTACAGTACTCCTTGGTGATGTAAcattgaacaaaacagacaaaaatcattGCCCTCTTCAAGGTTAAATTCTGATGGAGAGAGAgataataaactaaaataaaagtaaagtgaATATATGGCCCAGGATAATGTGTGCCTGGAGAAAGAATCTGGTATGCCTTTGGTTGGTTACGGTTGCTAAAGCATGTCTCAGCATTGGGGCACGAGTGAAATTCTGCTTGTTTAAGGTACATATTTTAGTATAATAAGGACAACAATATCTGTTGTGTAATGAAAGAACTTGGATTTATTCAGCTACCCCTCTGTAACAAGGCTTTTCCAGGGAAATTTTCCAGGGGATTTTTGACTTACAGTGATCGTTGTGGTTCctctctgtttttaaatatttcagttgctagttttgttatttttcaaagacATTTAATAGTAAATTGATTTCCAGAGAGTAGACCATAAGGATACTTTTTGGCCTAAGTGTAATGttccttttggttttgttttattaaagcTTTTGTAGAATTTTCTTTTGCTAAGTGGTAAAAACCAGTATtctcacaattttaaaagtaaataaaaggaaacatccCATGGGCAATGCATGAAATACTTTTCATTTATTCTCAGAAACATACTTTCATTTTGATCACTTTTTTGATTTAATATAATGTTTTGGATACCTGTGTGTTTGTGCTTAGAAATTAGAGATGGCTTTCTTTTTGGCTTAAGTAAAATCTTGAAAGACTGGTTTATATTTAGATTTCCTGGCTTGATTTTTGGGAGGTAATCTTCTAGGAGTAATGTTGTTAGAAGAAGAAATTAATGCTATTCTAGCAGAGCCCTTCATTTTAACCAAAACAGTTTACTGCTTATCAGAGCTATTTGAAAGGCTCATCATTAGTGAGAGGAGgcatctcctttttctttaagaTGGAATGTGGTTTTAACTCAGCCACAGCAGATGTTTTCTACTCAGTCTCTTACCTGCTGAGAGCCCCGGAGATAGACACAGGCCTTCACCCCTGGGGCTGCAGCTCCATTTGGCAGCATTAAAAAGGCTGCTGAGACTGAACGCCCCCCGGTAAGAACACCTCTCTTACTTTGGTGGTAGCCGCTGGTGAGAAGACGACCCTTTGTTTCAAACCCAGTTAAACTTACTTAACTTGGGAAAGGCTAATAAaattgatagtaaagatgaaaatCTCACCATTGTACTGTTGTGAATGATTATTTACTATatgaacatttttctaaaatactaAATAACCTTTGTATTTAAGTTGTATTTTCCTTCCATATATGTGAAGCATTGGAATAAATGGACCCAAGCCCATTCTCTCTTGATATTTCTGGCGCTGTAGTTGTAGATATAAGTGGGAGAAAAACAGTTTGAAGTATGGCACTTTTGAatgttgtctttttcttctgccaGGGAGGACATGTATGCCCAAGACTCTATAGAGCTACTAACAACATCTGGTATCCAGTTTAAAAAACATGAGGAGGAAGGAATTGAGACCCAGTACTTTGCAGAACTTCTTATGACATCAGGAGTAGTCCTCTGTGAAGGGGTCAAATGGTTGTCATTTCATAGGTAAAAAGATTACATTGAAAATGGCATTTGTGTTAACATTTCCTGGCTGCTTCACACTTCACTTGGGTCACTGTGTCAGCAATTTCAGGCTTAGTTACAAAAAACTGGCTGCCATATAGCAGTCTCCTAACCCTTGACAGGCTAATGTTGGTCTACTTAAAGATGAATTTAATGATATGGGATCCATTTTAGACTAAGAGACAGTATTGCATGTGGAAAGAGCACAGGCTGGAATAATAGACCTTGGTTTAAATCCAGCAGTGCCATTTGGAATCTGTGTTACCTAGGGTTATTTAACATTTCTAAGCCTTAGaatgaaaacatttattcattttttttaaaagttatttattatcTACCATATGCCAAGCACTTCGGTAAGATTCTAGGCATTAAGCTACGAACAAAATAGAGTAAAATCTTTcatttcatggagtttacattctggtgGGAATAggcag
It contains:
- the CNOT7 gene encoding CCR4-NOT transcription complex subunit 7, with protein sequence MPAATVDHSQRICEVWACNLDEEMKKIRQVIRKYNYVAMDTEFPGVVARPIGEFRSNADYQYQLLRCNVDLLKIIQLGLTFMNEQGEYPPGTSTWQFNFKFNLTEDMYAQDSIELLTTSGIQFKKHEEEGIETQYFAELLMTSGVVLCEGVKWLSFHSGYDFGYLIKILTNSNLPEEELDFFEILRLFFPVIYDVKYLMKSCKNLKGGLQEVAEQLELERIGPQHQAGSDSLLTGMAFFKMREMFFEDHIDDAKYCGHLYGLGSGSSYVQNGTGNAYEEEANKQS